Below is a genomic region from Pseudomonas sp. JQ170C.
TGACAACCTGAGCCTGAGCGTGATCGCCCTGACCGGCCGGCACTCGGCCTTGCTGACCCTGGGGCCGGGCCTTGATGCCGACAGGCTGCTGCGCATCCACAGCGACGAACACCTGACCTTCAGTCAATGGCAGGACAGCAATGACGATCAACTGCTGACCGCCTCGCGCTTGATGCACCTGCAGGACGGTACCGAGGTGCGGGTGCTGCTTACCGTCAATCGTGCCGATGACAACAGCCTGCTCCAGGCCTATTTGCGCTCGACCCTGTGGACCTTGCCGCTGCTGCTGCTGTTGATCGGCTTTGTCGCCTGGAAGCTGGTGCAGCGCGGCCTGACCCCGTTGCGCCGGTTTCGGCGGATCGCCGAGCAGGTGTCGGCCCAGCAACTGACCTTGCGCCTGCCTGAAACGGGATTGCCGCAAGAACTCAGTGATCTCGCCGGCAGCATGAACGTGATGCTCGACCGCATCGACGGCGGTGTGCAGCGCCTGTCGCAGTTCTCCGACGACCTGGCCCACGAGCTGCGTACGCCGATCAGTAACCTGATGGGCAAGGCCCAGGTGACCCTGGCCCGGGAGCGGCCGGTCGAGCAGTACAAGGAAGTGCTGGAAACCAGCATCGAAGAACTGACCCGCCTGAACCGGATCATCACCGACATGTTGTTTCTGGCCCAGGTCAGCCAACCGCAGACCCAGGTGCCGCTCAAGCCGGTGAGCCTGGCCGATGAAGTCACGCGGGTGAGCGAACTGTTCGAATTCAGCGCCGAGCAAAAAGGCATCGCCTTGCGCCAACAGGGATGGGGGACGGTCATGGGCGATCGCTTGATGGTGCAGCGGGCGCTGTCCAATTTGCTGAGCAATGCCATTCGCCACAGCCCCTCGGGGCATCCGGTTGATATCGGAATCGAGCGCTGTGGCGATGCGGTCTGTTTGTGGGTCGAGAACCAGGGTCCCGGGATTGCCCAGGAGCATTTGCCGCACCTGTTCGAGCGTTTCTATCGTGCAGGCTCGGGGCGTTCGCGACTTGAAGGCGGTACGGGGCTGGGGTTGGCGATCGTGAAGTCGATCATGCAGGTGCATCGAGGGGAAGTAGAGGTGCGTAGCGAATTGAATGGCGTGACGCGTTTCAGCCTGGTGTTTCCAGACTGAAACGCACGTGTGGGGCGGACTTGCTGTGGGAGCGGGCTTGCCCCGCGATGCGATGTCACTGACAGATCGCCATCGCGGGGCAAGCCCGCTCCTACAAGGGGTTAGCCGCGGCTGGCGGCCATGATCAGCGCTTTCATCTCGGCAACTGCCGACTTGAAGCCGACGAACAGCGCATGCGCCACCAGCGCATGGCCGATGTTCAGTTCGTTGATGCCTTTGATCGCCGCCACCGCTTCGACGTTGTGATAGTGCAGGCCATGGCCGGCATTGACGATCAGGCCCTGGGCCAGGCCAAAGGCCACGCCGTCGGCAACGCGCTTGAGCTCTTCGGCCACCTCGGTCGGGGTGTGCGCATCGGCATAGCGACCGGTATGCAGTTCAATGGCCGGGGCACCCACACGGCGCGATGCTTCGATCTGGCGCTCGTCGGCGTCGATGAACAGGGACACTTCCGAACCCATGCGCGACAGGCGTTCAACGGCCGCCTTGATCCGCGCTTCCTGGCCAGCCACGTCCAGGCCACCTTCGGTGGTCAGTTCCTGACGGGTTTCCGGTACCAGGCAGATGTGCGCCGGGCGAATGCGCTCGGCGAACGCCATCATTTCTTCGGTCACGCCCATTTCAAAGTTCATGCGCGTCTGCAACACGTCCTTGAGCACCAGTACGTCGCGCTCCTGGATATGCCGACGGTCTTCACGCAGGTGAACGGTAATGCCATCGGCGCCCGCCTCTTCGGCATCCAGCGCGGCCTTGACCGGGTCCGGGTAGCGCGTGCCGCGCGCCTGGCGCAGGGTCGCCACGTGGTCGATGTTCACGCCAAGCAGCATACGGTTGCTTTGAGTCACGAAGAGGCTCTCCTGAAAATTGAGCCTCACAGCATACGACGTGCTCAGCGCTTGCGAAACAGTTCGCGACTGACCAATGGCCGACCGCCGAGGTGAACCGCCAACGCCTGGCGCATCAAGCGCTTGGCGGCGCCCAGGGCGCCGGGTACGTCCCAGTCGGCATTGGCCATGGCCGCAAGCTCGGCACCGCTGAACAAACCGGGTTGCAGCAGATAGACACGCTCAAGCCCGGCATCCACCTGCAAGCGGTACAGACCGTCGATGGCCAGGGGGTCACCGTTGACGTCCT
It encodes:
- a CDS encoding heavy metal sensor histidine kinase, whose protein sequence is MRPTRLSLRLGLSVILMGAALVLLLACLAVLALDHELDSRARKSLTAKMGQIEHSLSIDLKADDLQTRAHPLLDVVMGHDNLSLSVIALTGRHSALLTLGPGLDADRLLRIHSDEHLTFSQWQDSNDDQLLTASRLMHLQDGTEVRVLLTVNRADDNSLLQAYLRSTLWTLPLLLLLIGFVAWKLVQRGLTPLRRFRRIAEQVSAQQLTLRLPETGLPQELSDLAGSMNVMLDRIDGGVQRLSQFSDDLAHELRTPISNLMGKAQVTLARERPVEQYKEVLETSIEELTRLNRIITDMLFLAQVSQPQTQVPLKPVSLADEVTRVSELFEFSAEQKGIALRQQGWGTVMGDRLMVQRALSNLLSNAIRHSPSGHPVDIGIERCGDAVCLWVENQGPGIAQEHLPHLFERFYRAGSGRSRLEGGTGLGLAIVKSIMQVHRGEVEVRSELNGVTRFSLVFPD
- the pdxJ gene encoding pyridoxine 5'-phosphate synthase, whose product is MLLGVNIDHVATLRQARGTRYPDPVKAALDAEEAGADGITVHLREDRRHIQERDVLVLKDVLQTRMNFEMGVTEEMMAFAERIRPAHICLVPETRQELTTEGGLDVAGQEARIKAAVERLSRMGSEVSLFIDADERQIEASRRVGAPAIELHTGRYADAHTPTEVAEELKRVADGVAFGLAQGLIVNAGHGLHYHNVEAVAAIKGINELNIGHALVAHALFVGFKSAVAEMKALIMAASRG